Part of the Micromonospora rhizosphaerae genome is shown below.
CGTTCGGCGTTACTCCCGCGCCACGCGGTGGTTTCACGCACTCACCTATCTCACCGTGCTGGTCCTGCTGGGTACCGGCTGGTGGCTGGTCGCCGGGCGGGAGGGGCAGCCCAGTGCTGCCGCCCGGCTGACCGGCGTCGCCGACACCAGCCTGCACCGGTATGCCGGCTGGGTGCTGACGGCACTGGCCGCCGGTGCGGTGACGCTGGGGCTACGGGCAACCCGCACGTTCGTCCGCGAGTCGCTCCGCTACGACCACGGGGATCTGAGGTGGTTCGCCCGCTGGCCGGGCGCACTCGTGACCGGCCGGTTCGCCCGGCACGAGGGCCATTTCGACCCGGGCCAGCGCGTCGCGAACCTGCTGATGGTCGGGCTGTTCACCGCCCTGATCGGCAGCGGCATCGGGTTGATGCTGGTCGCCGGCGGCCTCTGGTTCGTCTGGCTCCAGCGGGTGCACCGTTGGGCGACGTACCTCATCACGCCGGTCGTCATCGGACACATCGTCATCGCTGCCGGCCTGCCGCCCGGGTACCGCGGCGTGGCCCGAGCCATGCACCTCGGTGGCCGTCTGCCGCTACGTGTCGCTGAGCGGGTCTGGCCGGGCTGGCTCGAGCAGCAACGCGGAGTACACCATGACAGCTGAGCCGCCGTGCCCGTTCACAACTTCCGTCGCCTCCCTGCTCATCGGCGCCCTCGGCCCGCTCGAGCGGCAGGAACTCGAAGCCCACCTGCGGCGGTGCGCGATGTGCCTGGAGGAACTCATCCTCCTCGCGCCGCTGCCCGGCCTCCTGCACCGAGCCGTGCCGCCTGGTTTGTGCTCCCGACGCGATCCGTGATCGACGGCATCGAACCGTCCGGCGTTTC
Proteins encoded:
- a CDS encoding cytochrome b/b6 domain-containing protein, whose protein sequence is MASDPGTVRRYSRATRWFHALTYLTVLVLLGTGWWLVAGREGQPSAAARLTGVADTSLHRYAGWVLTALAAGAVTLGLRATRTFVRESLRYDHGDLRWFARWPGALVTGRFARHEGHFDPGQRVANLLMVGLFTALIGSGIGLMLVAGGLWFVWLQRVHRWATYLITPVVIGHIVIAAGLPPGYRGVARAMHLGGRLPLRVAERVWPGWLEQQRGVHHDS